The Cellulophaga lytica DSM 7489 nucleotide sequence GATTTTTCAACTTTTTCAAATTCTAAAACTTGTACAATATCTTCAGTTAAAAAATTAAAGGTGTATTTTTTATCATACACATCTTTAAAACTATGTTTAGATCCTCCGTGACCTCTTAGATCTATTAGTAAAATATTAAACTCGTTTTTAAATGCTCTTACTTGTTTAAACCAGATTGAAGAACTACCTCCTGCTCCGTGTATAAACGTAACCCATTTTTTTGAAGTTTTGTGCCTATAAGTTGTGTAATTAAGCAATATATTTTTGTATTGATTGATGATGTAATAAGTGCGTAAAAATATGAATTATATGTATTGTCTGTATCACAATGTTAGGATTTTAAGCAATTAAAGTTAAAAAAAAGATAAATTACCAATATATTAGCCATACACCCCATTTCTAGTGAACCAAAACTGCTAATTGAAACGTATCTTTGTAAAGAACAAAACATTAGCTATGAAAAATCAATATTGTAAAGTAGGTGCTACTACTCCTTTAACTAACGAAAAAAATATGGTTTCTCTATTAGAACGCAGATATAACTCTTTTATTGAGATGGCTGCACAAATAGGAAATAGTAATACTAAGTTAGCTGAGTTTTTACAAGTAAAAGCTACTAAAACTAGAAAAACGTTAGAAAAACTAGCTTAGTTTTTCTAACTCTATCTGCATTTGCTGTTGTAACTCTAATGCTTTTTCTGCTGCGCTATCGGCAAAATTTAAATCGGCGCCAGCATATATTATACCTCTAGATGAGTTTATAAGTAAACCAACATTACTACTCATCCCAAATTTACAAACATCAGCAAGGTTACCTCCTTGTGCCCCTACTCCTGGTACAAGTAAAAAACTCTCTGGTATTATTTGTCTTATTTCTGATAAATATTCTGCTTTAGTTGCTCCTACAACATACATTAAATTTTCTGCTCCTTTATATGCTTTAGAGGTCTCTAAAACTTGCTTATACAACTCTTTACCGTCTACAAGCTTTGTTTGGTAATCAAAAGCACCAGCATTAGATGTTAAGGCCAAAAGTATGGTATGCTTGTTTTTAAAGGCTAAAAAAGGCTCTACAGAGTCTTTACCCATATATGGTGCAATAGTAACAGAATCAAACGCTAAATCCTCAAAAAATGCCTTAGCATACATTGTAGACGTATTACCAATATCTCCGCGTTTAGCATCCGCAATTGTAAAAATTTCTGGATAATTAGTGTTTAGGTATTTAATTGTTTTTTCTAAAGCCATCCAACCTTTTATACCATATGCTTCATAAAAAGCGGTATTAGGTTTGTAAGCTACACATAAATGGTGTGTAGCGTCTATAATTTGCTTGTTAAAAGCAAAAATAGGGTCTTCCTCTTGTAATAAGTGTTCAGGAATTTTAGCTAAGTCTACATCTAACCCTATACATAAAAAAGATTTCTTTTTATGTATTTGCGCTACTAACTGCTCTGTTGTCATTTGTGTATTATTTTTTTGACTTTAGTGTATAAAAAAAGATTTTGTAATTGATTTTTTTTGAATCTGAACTTCTTCATTCATCAATATATCAACGTACAAAATCTCTTCTTGTTTTTAGAATTATGTTTTACTAGAAAATTTCAGATGCTTCTTTTAGTTTCTCTGTATTTTCAACTAGTCTTAATTCATCTATAATTTTTTGAATATCACCATTTATAATATTCTGCAAATCGTAAAGGGTTAAACCAATTCTGTGGTCTGTAACTCTACCTTGCGGATAGTTATAGGTTCTAATTTTTGCAGAACGGTCTCCACTACTCACCTGTGAGTTACGTTTAGCCGCATCTTCTTCTTGCTTTTTAGCCAATTCTAAATCATATAATCTAGAACGCAATACTCTAAATGCTTTTTCTTTGTTTTTGTGCTGTGATTTTTGATCTTGACATTGTGCTACTAAACCTGTTGGCACGTGTGTTAAACGTACGGCAGAATATGTTGTGTTTACAGACTGCCCACCTGGACCAGATGAACAAAAGAAATCTATACGTACATCTTTAGGATCAATTTGCACATCAAAATCTTCAGCTTCTGGCAATACCATTACTGTTGCTGCACTTGTGTGTACTCTACCTTGAGTTTCGGTTTGTGGCACACGCTGTACACGGTGTACACCAGCTTCAAACTTTAATGTACCGTAAACCTCATCACCGGTAACTTCAAACTGAATTTCTTTATAACCACCACTGGTACCATCACTTAAATCTATAACATTGGTTTTCCAACCTTTAGACTCACAGTACTTAGTGTACATTCTAAACAAATCTCCTGCAAAAATACTAGCTTCATCTCCACCAGTACCTGCCCTAACCTCTACCACAACATTTTTAGAATCTTCTGGATCTTTTGGTATAAGCAATAGTTTAATTTCTTCTTCTAACGGTGGCAAACCTGCTTTAGCTTCTTCAAGCTGCATTTTGGCCATTTCTACCATTTCAGCATCACTTCCGTCTGCTATAATTTCGTTAGCTTCTTCTATATTGTTTGTAAACTCAAGATAAAGTTCTCTTTTGTCACATAACTTCTTAAGATCTTTGTATTCTCTGTTGAGCTCTACATAGCGTTTTTGATCTGATATAATATCTGGCTGGATAATTAAATCCGATACCTCATCAAAACGTTGTTTTACTATATTTAATTTGTCAATCATAATCCGTGCTTCGCTTGGACTGCGAATTTACGATATTTTTAAAGATTTATAAACAACAAAACTATCTTGACAAGAAAAAAGAGCTATTTATTAGTTAACATTAACAAATGTTGCTCCTAAACTAACTATAAAAGAGTCTAAACCATTATCTCTATTATACATTGTACCTCTAACATCTAAAGCCTTTAAACCAAAGCCAAAAACACGTTGTTTTGCAAAAATATCTTTGTAACGTAAACCTGCTCCGTACTGGTGAGCTGTAAATTTACTTAAGTCATAATCAGACGTATAATAATTTAGTGTAGATAAGGCTTCTTCTTTCTTATAAAAATAATCTGCAGCCGTTTGGTTGTAAAACCGATAT carries:
- the prfA gene encoding peptide chain release factor 1, whose protein sequence is MIDKLNIVKQRFDEVSDLIIQPDIISDQKRYVELNREYKDLKKLCDKRELYLEFTNNIEEANEIIADGSDAEMVEMAKMQLEEAKAGLPPLEEEIKLLLIPKDPEDSKNVVVEVRAGTGGDEASIFAGDLFRMYTKYCESKGWKTNVIDLSDGTSGGYKEIQFEVTGDEVYGTLKFEAGVHRVQRVPQTETQGRVHTSAATVMVLPEAEDFDVQIDPKDVRIDFFCSSGPGGQSVNTTYSAVRLTHVPTGLVAQCQDQKSQHKNKEKAFRVLRSRLYDLELAKKQEEDAAKRNSQVSSGDRSAKIRTYNYPQGRVTDHRIGLTLYDLQNIINGDIQKIIDELRLVENTEKLKEASEIF
- the pyrF gene encoding orotidine-5'-phosphate decarboxylase; protein product: MTTEQLVAQIHKKKSFLCIGLDVDLAKIPEHLLQEEDPIFAFNKQIIDATHHLCVAYKPNTAFYEAYGIKGWMALEKTIKYLNTNYPEIFTIADAKRGDIGNTSTMYAKAFFEDLAFDSVTIAPYMGKDSVEPFLAFKNKHTILLALTSNAGAFDYQTKLVDGKELYKQVLETSKAYKGAENLMYVVGATKAEYLSEIRQIIPESFLLVPGVGAQGGNLADVCKFGMSSNVGLLINSSRGIIYAGADLNFADSAAEKALELQQQMQIELEKLS